One Salmo trutta chromosome 26, fSalTru1.1, whole genome shotgun sequence DNA window includes the following coding sequences:
- the LOC115162820 gene encoding olfactory receptor 1D2 → MENSTQVKFFYLFGLQETFNNKSVYFILSLITYLLIITVNLTLIITIIQEKGLHEPMYIFLCSLCVNGLYGTTGFYPKLLLDVQSDVQVISYGGCLTQAYVIYTSVMCEISTLTVMSYDRYVAICRPLLYHTIVTSLTVRKLLLFSWCYPLFAGLIAVSLTVRLPLCGSRIDKIFCDNPSILKHACLPITINQNVNKCLIVVHVLQIFFIVFSYSQIVRTCVKSAKGRIKFTQTCVAHLITIFMFITVTLFDNLQGWNNVNITLNMRNAMAIQFLVIPPVFNPVIYGLNLQQIRRAVFRNCNAHKIIDMRC, encoded by the coding sequence ATGGAGAACTCAACCCAAGTCAAGTTCTTTTATCTCTTTGGCTTACAAGAGACGTTTAACAACAAATCGGTCTATTTTATCTTGTCTCTTATCACATACCTTCTCATCATCACTGTGAATCTGACTCTGATCATAACAATCATTCAGGAGAAAGGTCTCCATGAGCCCATGTATATCTTTCTGTGTAGTCTATGTGTCAATGGATTGTATGGAACCACTGGTTTCTACCCTAAGTTGTTACTGGACGTTCAGTCAGATGTTCAGGTGATATCTTATGGTGGATGTTTGACTCAAGCCTATGTAATATACACTTCTGTCATGTGTGAAATTTCTACTCTTACAGTGATGTCTTACGACAGGTATGTGGCAATATGCAGACCACTACTATATCATACCATTGTGACATCTTTAACTGTTAGAAAGTTACTCTTATTTTCTTGGTGTTATCCTTTATTTGCAGGACTCATTGCGGTTAGTTTAACCGTCAGACTTCCTTTGTGTGGATCTCGCATTGATAAGATCTTCTGTGACAATCCGTCTATACTGAAACATGCATGTTTACCCATTACAATCAATCAGAATGTGAACAAATGTTTGATAGTGGTTCATGTTTTACAGATATTTTTCATTGTATTTTCTTACAGTCAGATTGTAAGGACTTGTGTAAAGTCAGCTAAGGGAAGGATTAAGTTCACACAGACATGTGTGGCACATTTAATAACAATATTTATGTTCATCACAGTGACCCTGTTTGACAATTTGCAAGGGTGGAATAATGTAAATATTACACTAAATATGCGTAATGCAATGGCCATACAATTCCTTGTTATACCACCTGTCTTTAACCCTGTCATTTATGGACTTAACCTCCAGCAGATTCGAAGGGCAGTTTTTAGAAACTGTAATGCACATAAAATCATTGATATGAGATGTTAG